In Kitasatospora viridis, the following are encoded in one genomic region:
- a CDS encoding fumarylacetoacetate hydrolase family protein, producing the protein MKLMQLGNPGAETPAVLAEDGRTYALSGLTGRIDGAFLSGGGVERVRQELAAGALPLLHPEGLRVGAPIARPGKVVCIGLNYRDHAEETGAAIPQRPVVFMKDPATVVGPYDQVPIPRGSVKTDWEVELAIVIGRRAQYLADPSEARGVIAGYAISNDVSEREFQLDYSGQWDLGKSCEAFNPLGPWLVTPDEVGDPQALGLGLAVNGEVRQAGNTKNMIFGVEHVVWYLSQYMVLNPGDVINTGTPAGVALGLPGNPYLREGDTVELSIDGLGTQRQTFVNA; encoded by the coding sequence ATGAAGTTGATGCAGCTCGGCAACCCCGGGGCCGAGACGCCGGCGGTGCTCGCCGAGGACGGGCGCACCTACGCGCTCTCGGGGCTGACCGGCCGGATCGACGGTGCCTTCCTGAGCGGGGGCGGCGTCGAGCGGGTCCGCCAGGAGCTCGCCGCCGGCGCCCTGCCGCTGCTGCACCCGGAGGGCCTGCGGGTCGGAGCGCCCATCGCGCGTCCCGGCAAGGTGGTCTGCATCGGGCTCAACTACCGCGACCACGCCGAGGAGACGGGTGCGGCGATCCCGCAGCGCCCGGTCGTGTTCATGAAGGACCCGGCGACCGTGGTCGGCCCCTACGACCAGGTCCCGATCCCGCGCGGGTCCGTCAAGACGGACTGGGAGGTCGAGCTCGCCATCGTCATCGGCCGCCGCGCCCAGTACCTGGCCGACCCGTCCGAGGCCCGCGGCGTGATCGCCGGCTACGCGATCAGCAACGACGTCTCCGAGCGCGAGTTCCAACTGGACTACTCCGGCCAGTGGGACCTCGGCAAGTCCTGCGAGGCCTTCAACCCGCTCGGCCCCTGGCTGGTAACCCCCGACGAGGTCGGCGACCCGCAGGCGTTGGGCCTCGGCCTGGCGGTCAACGGCGAGGTCCGCCAGGCCGGCAACACCAAGAACATGATCTTCGGGGTCGAGCACGTGGTCTGGTACCTGAGCCAGTACATGGTGCTCAACCCGGGCGACGTGATCAACACCGGCACCCCGGCCGGTGTGGCGCTGGGCCTGCCCGGCAACCCCTACCTGCGCGAGGGCGACACCGTCGAGCTGTCCATCGACGGCCTCGGCACCCAGCGCCAGACTTTCGTCAACGCGTGA
- a CDS encoding L-fuconate dehydratase: MITAIDTYDIRFPTSRELDGSDAMNPDPDYSAAYVVLRTSDDGAEGHGFTFTIGRGNDVQVAAIQALSGHLVGRSVEEVCADPGAVSRDLIGDSQLRWLGPEKGVMHMAIGAVVNAVWDLAAKREGKPLWQLLADAEPEWLVSQIDFRYISDALTPDEALDLLRRGQEGAGERAEELLRRGYPAYTTSPGWLGYSDEKLTRLAEQAVADGFTQIKLKVGADLADDVRRCRAARAAVGPDVRMAIDANQRWGVGEAIEWTNALAEFDPYWIEEPTSPDDILGHAAVRAGVAPIKVATGEHVQNRVVFKQLLQAGAIDVLQLDSARVAGVNENLAILLLAAKFGVPVCPHAGGVGLCELVQHLSMFDFVALSGTTENRVIEYVDHLHEHFLDPVVVEAGHYRAPTLPGFSAEMDPETIATFEYPHGAFWTADLAGLAGTEVPA, translated from the coding sequence GTGATCACCGCCATCGACACCTACGACATCCGGTTCCCCACCTCGCGGGAGCTGGACGGGTCGGACGCGATGAACCCCGACCCCGACTACTCGGCCGCCTACGTCGTCCTGCGCACCTCGGACGACGGTGCCGAGGGCCACGGCTTCACCTTCACCATCGGCCGGGGCAACGACGTGCAGGTCGCCGCGATCCAGGCGCTGAGCGGCCACCTGGTGGGCCGGTCGGTCGAGGAGGTCTGCGCGGACCCCGGGGCGGTCTCCCGCGACCTGATCGGCGACAGCCAACTGCGCTGGCTCGGCCCGGAGAAGGGCGTGATGCACATGGCGATCGGCGCCGTGGTCAACGCCGTCTGGGACCTGGCCGCCAAGCGCGAGGGCAAGCCGCTGTGGCAGCTGCTCGCCGACGCCGAGCCCGAGTGGCTGGTCTCCCAGATCGACTTCCGCTACATCAGCGACGCGCTGACTCCTGACGAGGCGTTGGACCTGCTGCGCCGGGGCCAGGAGGGTGCGGGCGAGCGGGCCGAGGAGCTGCTGCGGCGCGGCTACCCCGCCTACACCACCTCGCCCGGCTGGCTCGGCTACTCCGACGAGAAGCTGACCCGGCTGGCCGAGCAGGCGGTGGCCGACGGGTTCACCCAGATCAAGCTGAAGGTCGGCGCCGACCTGGCCGACGACGTCCGCCGCTGCCGCGCCGCCCGCGCCGCCGTCGGCCCCGACGTGCGGATGGCGATCGACGCCAACCAGCGGTGGGGCGTCGGCGAGGCGATCGAGTGGACCAACGCGCTGGCCGAGTTCGACCCGTACTGGATCGAGGAGCCCACCAGCCCCGACGACATCCTCGGCCACGCCGCCGTCCGCGCGGGCGTCGCGCCGATCAAGGTCGCCACCGGCGAGCACGTGCAGAACCGGGTCGTCTTCAAGCAGCTGCTCCAGGCGGGCGCGATCGACGTGCTCCAGCTGGACTCGGCCCGGGTGGCCGGGGTCAACGAGAACCTGGCGATCCTGCTGCTGGCCGCCAAGTTCGGCGTCCCGGTCTGCCCGCACGCCGGCGGCGTGGGCCTGTGCGAACTCGTCCAGCACCTGTCGATGTTCGACTTCGTCGCGCTCTCCGGCACCACCGAGAACCGGGTGATCGAGTACGTCGACCACCTGCACGAGCACTTCCTGGACCCGGTGGTGGTCGAGGCCGGCCACTACCGGGCACCCACCCTGCCGGGCTTCTCGGCCGAGATGGACCCGGAGACCATCGCCACCTTCGAGTACCCCCACGGCGCCTTCTGGACCGCCGACCTCGCCGGCCTCGCCGGAACGGAGGTGCCCGCGTGA
- a CDS encoding SDR family NAD(P)-dependent oxidoreductase: MSAHDLDGLKAVVTGGASGIGLATAELLSARGAQVAVLDLDPSGLTAPLLGFTADVSDDASVRDAVAGAAERLGGIDILVNNAGIGATGTVADNPDEQWHRVLDVNVLGIVRVSRAALPHLRNSAHAAIVNTCSIAATAGLPQRALYSASKGAVLSLTLAMAADHVREGIRVNCVNPGTVDTPWVGRLLDGAADPAGERAALNARQPTGRLVTAQEVAAAIAYLASPAAASTTGTALAVDGGMAGLRLRPEST, translated from the coding sequence GTGAGCGCGCACGACCTCGACGGTCTCAAGGCGGTGGTCACCGGCGGCGCCTCGGGCATCGGCCTGGCCACGGCGGAGCTGTTGAGCGCGCGCGGTGCCCAGGTCGCCGTGCTCGACCTCGACCCGAGCGGCCTCACCGCACCGCTGCTCGGCTTCACCGCCGACGTCAGCGACGACGCCTCGGTCCGCGACGCGGTGGCCGGCGCGGCCGAACGCCTGGGCGGCATCGACATCCTGGTCAACAACGCCGGCATCGGTGCCACCGGCACGGTGGCCGACAACCCCGACGAGCAGTGGCACCGGGTGCTGGACGTCAACGTGCTGGGCATCGTGCGGGTGAGTCGGGCCGCGCTGCCGCACCTGCGGAACTCCGCGCACGCCGCGATCGTCAACACCTGCTCGATCGCCGCCACCGCCGGGCTGCCGCAGCGCGCGCTGTACTCGGCCAGCAAGGGCGCGGTGCTCTCGCTCACCCTGGCGATGGCCGCCGACCACGTGCGCGAGGGGATCCGGGTGAACTGCGTCAACCCCGGGACGGTGGACACCCCGTGGGTCGGCCGGCTGCTCGACGGTGCGGCCGACCCGGCGGGGGAGCGGGCCGCGCTGAACGCCCGTCAGCCCACCGGCCGACTGGTCACGGCCCAGGAGGTGGCCGCCGCCATCGCCTACCTCGCCTCCCCGGCCGCCGCCAGCACCACCGGCACCGCCCTCGCGGTCGACGGCGGCATGGCCGGCCTGCGCCTGCGGCCGGAGTCGACATGA